The nucleotide window GCGCGACCTTTTCCTGAAACGCAATTCGAAAGACATCGATGTGGTGGTCGTTGGGAGCGGCATTGATCTTGCCCAGGCCGTTGCAAAGAAATGGGGCAAAGGCACCCATCTGAGTGTATTCAAAACCTTCGGTACGGCTCAGTTAAAGAAAGGGAGTGTGGAGGTGGAATTTGTGGGCGCCCGTCGGGAATCATACAACCACGATTCGCGGAAGCCGGTGGTGGAAGCCGGAACACTGGAAGACGACCAGCGTCGTCGTGATTTTACGGTCAATGCACTGGCTATTTCACTCAATAAAGATACACTTGGTAAACTGCTTGATCCGTTCGGTGGACTGGAAGATATGGAGAAGAAGATTCTCCGCACGCCGCTCGATCCCGATATTACCTTCAGCGACGATCCGTTGCGCATGATGCGTGCCATACGCTTTGCCACGCAATTGCAATTCAAAATTCATCCCGATACCTTCGATGCCATTGTCCGCAATCGTGAGCGCATTAAAATTATTTCTGCCGAACGCATTGCCGACGAGATGAACAAGATGATGGCGGCAAAACACCCGTCTGAAGGCTTCTTTTTACTCGATAAATCGGGTTTGCTGGAAATTATCTTTCCTGAATTATCGGCTCTGAAAGGGGTGGATGTACGCGGTGGTAAAGGACATAAAGATAATTTTGTTCACACACTGGCCGTCCTCGACAAACTGGCATCGCATTCGGACAACCTGTGGTTGCGTTGGGCAGCGCTGCTGCACGATATTGCCAAACCGGTTACCAAACGCTGGGATGACCAAACCGGCTGGACTTTCCACAATCATAATTTTATCGGTGAAAAAATGATTCCGTCCATCTTCAAACGGATGAAGCTGCCGATGAACGAGAAGATGCGTTTTGTCCAAAAGATGGTATCGCTACACATGCGCCCCATCGTGCTGAGCGAGGAAGGAGTAAGTGATTCGGCCATTCGCCGACTTTTGTTCGATGCCGGCGACGATATAGACCTGCTGATGCAGCTTTGCGAAGCCGATATTACCTCCAAAAATCAGGTGAAGGTGCGGACTCATTTGGAGAATTTTGCGCTCGTTCGTCAAAAACTTATCGACATAGAGAACAAAGATCGCATCCGCAACTGGCAACCTCCTATCGACGGAATCGAAATTATGAAGATATTCAACCTGTCGCAATGCCGTGAGGTTGGTCTACTGAAAAATGCTATCAAAGACGCCATTCTCGATGGCGAAATTCCCAACGAATACGATGCCGCCTACCGTTTCCTGATGGCCAAAGCCGTTGAACTGGGAATAATAAAACAATAGGATAAAGGAATCGATATACAGCACTTTACTTTTATTCTTTTGAAAATAAAAATTTCAGAGCGACATCCCGTCGCCCTGAAATCAAAAACTAAGATGTTTAAGCAAAGTATCGTTACCATAGGCGCAACGATATACGGTTATGGCCTTTCGACTGTATGATTGATGTGGGGCAAGATCACTTATAAGGTGACGGCTTCAATTGTATAGCCTGCTTTCTTGAGTTGTGCCACCAGTCCTTTATCACCTACGAGGTGTAGAAATCCTACAGCGATAAAACACGATTGGGATTTCATCAGTTCGGGTAGTTGGGTCATCCAGTTATTATTCCGGTTCTCTGCAAGGATTTTTTTTTCGTCAGGTGTCATGCTGTCGTCGGCCTTATCGAGAGCGTCAGCTTTTGCCATATCGCCTTTCTTGTAGGCATCTGTGATACTTAATTGCAGATCAATTCCCTTTTGCTTGTTTTTAATGTCGTACATCAGAATTTCAGCCTGACGTTTTAAGGGAAGACTGTTGAGAATAATGTCCATTTGCTGATCGAGAGTTTCCAGCCCTATCACCTTTTTATTGTTCTCTTTTGCTGCTTTCTGTAGTATGCCATCGATCGCCTCCGGCTGTTTGGTCATCCCGTATGCCTGCATAAAAATGAGCCCAGAATAAAGTGTTTCGAGCAGCATTGGCTTCATCATTCCCAATTGAGACAGACCAGCTCCCATCAACTGTTGAAATTCGGTATCGGCAAGCTGATAATCTTCGGGAGATAGCAGCTCTTTCATAGTGGTGCCGGTAAGCATTCCTGCTTGCAACATTTTCATCTGGACTGTAGCCGGGTCGGGAATTTCCATCTCACCCACCACAGCATCGGTTTGCTTGCTAAGGTCGATGATTTTGTCGATATTTTTTATCTGGTCTTTCTCTACCAGATGGTGAGTTCCAAAGAGGTAGCTAGGTTTGGCCAGTCCGTTGCCCGATATTTTCCATAACAGTTGAGCGTTGGCGCT belongs to Paludibacter jiangxiensis and includes:
- a CDS encoding CCA tRNA nucleotidyltransferase, which translates into the protein MQEFLQHKIFQLISEAADEMQCECYVIGGYVRDLFLKRNSKDIDVVVVGSGIDLAQAVAKKWGKGTHLSVFKTFGTAQLKKGSVEVEFVGARRESYNHDSRKPVVEAGTLEDDQRRRDFTVNALAISLNKDTLGKLLDPFGGLEDMEKKILRTPLDPDITFSDDPLRMMRAIRFATQLQFKIHPDTFDAIVRNRERIKIISAERIADEMNKMMAAKHPSEGFFLLDKSGLLEIIFPELSALKGVDVRGGKGHKDNFVHTLAVLDKLASHSDNLWLRWAALLHDIAKPVTKRWDDQTGWTFHNHNFIGEKMIPSIFKRMKLPMNEKMRFVQKMVSLHMRPIVLSEEGVSDSAIRRLLFDAGDDIDLLMQLCEADITSKNQVKVRTHLENFALVRQKLIDIENKDRIRNWQPPIDGIEIMKIFNLSQCREVGLLKNAIKDAILDGEIPNEYDAAYRFLMAKAVELGIIKQ
- a CDS encoding TraB/GumN family protein yields the protein MNKKILFTAFIAILITFSANAQLLWKISGNGLAKPSYLFGTHHLVEKDQIKNIDKIIDLSKQTDAVVGEMEIPDPATVQMKMLQAGMLTGTTMKELLSPEDYQLADTEFQQLMGAGLSQLGMMKPMLLETLYSGLIFMQAYGMTKQPEAIDGILQKAAKENNKKVIGLETLDQQMDIILNSLPLKRQAEILMYDIKNKQKGIDLQLSITDAYKKGDMAKADALDKADDSMTPDEKKILAENRNNNWMTQLPELMKSQSCFIAVGFLHLVGDKGLVAQLKKAGYTIEAVTL